The Mucilaginibacter rubeus genomic interval TGTACTTGGTAATAGTGAACAAGTTTTGAGCCGCTATATAAAACCTGATTTTGGTAACACTCATTTTTTTGGTAAGTGCCGCAGGTAGTGTATAACCGAATGTAACGTTTCTTAAACGCAGGTAACTGCCGTTTTCAACATAAACGCTTGATGCAACGTTATTTGCGCTAACATCATCATTATAAGTAGCCCTTGCAAAACGATTTGACGGGTTGGTTGGCGTCCAGCGGTTTTCATAATACTGCTGGCTAACGTTTTCAACTCCAACAAAGCCCGGTGCCTGGAAGCTTTCCAGGTTACGCTCCTGGTAATTGAAGATTTTATTACCATAGCTACCATAAAAGAACGCGTTAAAATCAAAGGCTTTGTATGAAAGGTCGATATTGAAGCCTCCATAAAATTTAGGGATTGGGCTTCCTAAGCTGGTACGGTCATCAGCCGTGATCTGGCCGTCGCCGTTGATATCCTTGAACTTACGATCACCAGGTTGAGTAGTTGCTACCTGATAATGGCCTGTAGGCGATTTTGCATTCAGCGCGTCAATCTCGGCCTGGTTTTGGAATATGCCCAATGATTGGTAACCATAAAACTCACCTACCGGCTGACCGATATTGGTTTCGCTGAAGGTTGACCAGCCATTTGCCGGAAGCGGCAGGTTAACCAGGTTGGTAATAAATTGAGTGTTCTTATTTATACTAACCAATTTGTTGCTTACGGTAGTAATATTTAAGCCTAAGCCGTAATTAAAATCTCTAATGGTATGCCTGTAGTTTAAAGCAAACTCAAAACCCTTATTGCTGATACTGCCTGCATTTTGTGTTGCCGATGTAAAGCCGGTTTGTGCAGGAGTAAGCAGGTTTAACAAGAAATCTTTCGAGTCTTTTTTATAGTAATCAACCGTTAAGGTTAAGCTGTTGTTCAGGAAAGCGATATCCATACCAATATCGGTTTGTTTGGATGTTTCCCACTTTAAGTTAACGTTATCAAGGTTGGTAAGCGCTAAGCCGCTCTGATAGATTTTGCCAAAAGGGTAACCAACGTTTGAACCCGAAGTAGCCGGCCCCCCAGAGGTGTAACGTGCTAAATACTGGAACAGACCAATGCTTGACTGATTACCAACCATACCGTAGCTGCCACGGAATTTCAAATCAGAAAGCCAGTTAACATCCTTCAAAAATGATTCTTCTTTAGCTTTCCAGGCTACTGAACCAGAAGGGAAAGTACCGTATTTATGGCCGGTGTAAAATTTAGATGAACCGTCACGCCTTACAGTAGCTGTAAGCAAATATTTATCGGCAAACTTATAGTTTAACCTTGCAAACTGCGATGCCAGCGAGTAGGTTTGCTGACCGCCGTAAGCAACAAGATTTTGCACCTGGCTTAAATCTCTGATGGAGTTACTTGGCAGGTTATTACCGCTGCCACCAATCTGCCTGCCGGTGTTTTCCTGCTCAGATACACCACCTACAAAATCTATAGCATGTTTGCCAAATGTTTTGCTGTATGATATGGTATTTTCCCAAAGCCACTCAAATGTGTTGCTTGCATTTTGCGAGTAAACGCTCAGCTGATTAGCACCACCTAAATTGTATTGCTCGCTTGACCTGTTATCTTCAGGCTGAAAATAATAACCAGAAAAATCACTGGTGTTGATACCTAAATTAC includes:
- a CDS encoding SusC/RagA family TonB-linked outer membrane protein — encoded protein: MRGKLHIKNVVAFICLNLSLALISFSGYAQSKQVTGKITGSDNGLPLPGVTVKVKGGTQAVGSKPDGTYAITAGSNETLVFSFIGFTNQEVAINGKSVVNVSLVPDNKTLTEVVVVGYGTTKRKDLTGSVSSVTSEQIAKVPVTALDQALQGRSSGVQVTNNDGAPGGGVSVQIRGIGSLGNNDPLYVVDGYPITGGLNNINPNDIASMDVLKDASATAIYGVRASNGVVIITTKKGKKDGVQVSLDAYASLQSEPKKYKVLNAQQWATLANEVHAAEGFTELPEWSNPSALHNVDWQDAVYRQGLKQDYNLAIRGGNDKIQSAFSAGYYDQKGIVLGSFFKRINLGMNIDYNISSWLKSSTSAKFSRQNTKNPFGTGSLAQLSELIPTLDGGNKLTSEIKDSKGNYGFFNPVNIYTKSWNNPVYSIETQDIKNLQNYFLGSTSLEATIFDGLKIKSNLGINTSDFSGYYFQPEDNRSSEQYNLGGANQLSVYSQNASNTFEWLWENTISYSKTFGKHAIDFVGGVSEQENTGRQIGGSGNNLPSNSIRDLSQVQNLVAYGGQQTYSLASQFARLNYKFADKYLLTATVRRDGSSKFYTGHKYGTFPSGSVAWKAKEESFLKDVNWLSDLKFRGSYGMVGNQSSIGLFQYLARYTSGGPATSGSNVGYPFGKIYQSGLALTNLDNVNLKWETSKQTDIGMDIAFLNNSLTLTVDYYKKDSKDFLLNLLTPAQTGFTSATQNAGSISNKGFEFALNYRHTIRDFNYGLGLNITTVSNKLVSINKNTQFITNLVNLPLPANGWSTFSETNIGQPVGEFYGYQSLGIFQNQAEIDALNAKSPTGHYQVATTQPGDRKFKDINGDGQITADDRTSLGSPIPKFYGGFNIDLSYKAFDFNAFFYGSYGNKIFNYQERNLESFQAPGFVGVENVSQQYYENRWTPTNPSNRFARATYNDDVSANNVASSVYVENGSYLRLRNVTFGYTLPAALTKKMSVTKIRFYIAAQNLFTITKYTGLDPEIGQATGTDPITGATITNPTGSGIDLGTYPSSKFYTLGLNVTF